The Iamia majanohamensis genome window below encodes:
- a CDS encoding histidine phosphatase family protein, whose protein sequence is MRPTRLLLVRHGETEWSRVRRHTGRTDLPLTASGEARARSLAGTLPLDDVVAVWSSPLRRARRTAELAGLEVTAVDPDLVEWDYGTAEGRTTAEIREERPGWTVWADGVDEGESLAEVASRVDRVLARAAEVDGAVAIVAHAHLLRVLAARWLGLAPLVGRHLTLDPGGWAVLGWERETPVLERWNPPPPDDDAAPTTPTG, encoded by the coding sequence GTGCGCCCGACCCGCCTGCTCCTCGTGCGCCACGGCGAGACCGAGTGGTCCCGGGTGCGGCGCCACACCGGCCGCACCGACCTCCCGCTCACCGCCTCGGGCGAGGCCCGGGCCCGGAGCCTGGCCGGCACCCTGCCCCTCGACGACGTGGTCGCGGTGTGGTCGAGCCCCCTGCGGCGGGCCCGGCGCACGGCCGAGCTGGCCGGCCTCGAGGTCACCGCCGTCGACCCCGACCTGGTGGAGTGGGACTACGGCACCGCCGAGGGCCGGACCACGGCGGAGATCCGCGAGGAGCGGCCGGGCTGGACGGTGTGGGCCGACGGCGTGGACGAGGGCGAGTCCCTGGCCGAGGTGGCGTCGCGGGTCGACCGCGTGCTGGCCCGGGCGGCCGAGGTCGACGGCGCCGTCGCGATCGTGGCCCACGCCCACCTCCTGCGCGTGCTGGCCGCTCGCTGGCTCGGCCTGGCGCCCCTCGTCGGCCGCCACCTCACCCTGGATCCGGGGGGCTGGGCGGTCCTCGGCTGGGAGCGGGAGACGCCGGTCCTGGAGCGCTGGAACCCCCCACCGCCCGACGACGACGCCGCCCCGACCACCCCCACCGGCTGA
- a CDS encoding GroES family chaperonin yields MLNDRVLVRGEADGERSTTGGILIPATVQTSRRLAWAEVVAAGPNVRTMEVGDKVLFNPEDRYEVEVRGEDYVILRERDVHALASGRLEDSPTGLYL; encoded by the coding sequence ATGCTGAACGACCGCGTGCTGGTGCGGGGCGAGGCCGACGGCGAGCGCAGCACCACCGGCGGGATCCTCATCCCCGCCACGGTGCAGACGTCGCGCCGGCTGGCCTGGGCCGAGGTGGTGGCGGCCGGCCCCAACGTCCGCACCATGGAGGTGGGCGACAAGGTGCTGTTCAACCCCGAGGACCGCTACGAGGTCGAGGTGCGGGGCGAGGACTACGTCATCCTCCGCGAGCGCGACGTCCACGCCCTGGCCTCCGGCCGCCTCGAGGACAGCCCCACGGGCCTCTACCTCTGA
- a CDS encoding NADP-dependent oxidoreductase, with amino-acid sequence MTAESRRIVLAARPTGMVDASTTRLETVPVPRPEPGEAVVRVRYLSIDPTIRTWMDDAPGYMPPIELGAVVRSGGIGEVVASASDLYAVGDTVFGMLGWQDHAVVDEAGNTAQVIPEGVDLKATMSVFGVTGMTAYFGLLDVGEMQPGDTVVVSAAAGATGSVVGQVARLRGARRVVGIAGGPAKCRFLVEDLGFDGAIDYKGEDVDERLSALCPDGIDLYFDNVGGAILDACLQHLAMRARVVCCGAISAYNDRSGGHGLKNTFRLITERARMEGFLVLDYLDRFPEAQAEMFGWVADGQVRHAEHVVEGLEHAPEALNLLFTGGNTGKVVVAVDGD; translated from the coding sequence ATGACCGCAGAGAGCCGCCGCATCGTCCTCGCCGCCCGCCCCACCGGGATGGTGGACGCCTCCACCACCCGGCTGGAGACCGTGCCCGTCCCCCGCCCCGAGCCCGGCGAGGCCGTGGTGCGCGTGCGGTACCTCTCGATCGACCCCACCATCCGCACCTGGATGGACGACGCCCCCGGCTACATGCCCCCCATCGAGCTGGGCGCCGTGGTCCGCAGCGGCGGCATCGGCGAGGTGGTGGCCTCGGCCAGCGACCTCTACGCCGTGGGCGACACGGTCTTCGGCATGCTCGGCTGGCAGGACCACGCCGTCGTGGACGAGGCCGGCAACACCGCCCAGGTGATCCCCGAGGGGGTCGACCTGAAGGCCACCATGAGCGTGTTCGGGGTGACCGGGATGACCGCCTACTTCGGGCTCCTCGACGTGGGCGAGATGCAGCCCGGCGACACCGTCGTCGTCTCCGCCGCGGCCGGGGCCACCGGGTCGGTGGTGGGCCAGGTCGCGCGGCTGCGCGGCGCCCGGCGCGTCGTGGGCATCGCCGGCGGGCCGGCCAAGTGCCGGTTCCTGGTCGAGGACCTGGGCTTCGACGGGGCCATCGACTACAAGGGCGAGGACGTCGACGAGCGCCTCTCGGCCCTGTGCCCCGACGGCATCGACCTCTACTTCGACAACGTCGGCGGCGCCATCCTCGACGCCTGCCTCCAGCACCTCGCCATGCGGGCCCGGGTCGTGTGCTGCGGGGCCATCTCCGCCTACAACGACCGCTCCGGCGGCCACGGCCTGAAGAACACCTTCCGGCTCATCACCGAGCGGGCCCGCATGGAGGGCTTCCTCGTCCTCGACTACCTCGACCGCTTCCCCGAGGCCCAGGCCGAGATGTTCGGCTGGGTCGCCGACGGCCAGGTCCGCCACGCCGAGCACGTGGTCGAGGGCCTGGAGCACGCCCCCGAAGCCCTCAACCTGCTCTTCACCGGCGGCAACACCGGCAAGGTGGTGGTCGCCGTCGACGGCGACTGA
- a CDS encoding isocitrate lyase/PEP mutase family protein, producing MDATARRDRLRALHAEGTFVLPNPFDRGSARLLATMGFAALATTSAGLAATRGHLDMDVDRETLLAHVADLAPATDLPLHVDAERGFADDPAGVAETVRLLAEAGAAGVSIEDWDPAAQEITARDEAVARVAAAADAAADHGVVLTARCEDLLHGVDDLDDVVDRLVAYRDAGAEVVYAPGLVDLDAVRRVVEETATAVNVLLLPAGPTVADLADAGVRRVSLGSALAQAAHGAAVEAARAVQVRGALDPGGPRVPAALAAEAWAAGGDPA from the coding sequence ATGGACGCCACCGCCCGCCGCGACCGCCTCCGGGCCCTCCACGCCGAGGGCACCTTCGTGCTCCCCAACCCCTTCGACCGTGGCTCGGCCCGCCTCCTCGCCACCATGGGCTTCGCCGCCCTGGCCACCACCAGCGCCGGGCTGGCCGCGACGCGGGGCCACCTCGACATGGACGTCGACCGGGAGACGCTGCTCGCCCACGTCGCCGACCTGGCCCCGGCGACCGACCTGCCCCTCCACGTGGACGCCGAGCGGGGCTTCGCCGACGACCCCGCCGGTGTGGCCGAGACCGTCCGCCTCCTGGCCGAGGCGGGGGCGGCCGGCGTCTCGATCGAGGACTGGGACCCCGCGGCCCAGGAGATCACCGCCCGGGACGAGGCGGTGGCCCGGGTCGCCGCGGCCGCGGACGCAGCCGCCGACCACGGCGTGGTCCTCACCGCCCGGTGCGAGGACCTCCTCCACGGTGTCGACGACCTCGACGACGTGGTGGACCGCCTCGTCGCCTACCGCGACGCGGGTGCGGAGGTGGTCTACGCCCCGGGCCTGGTCGACCTCGACGCCGTCCGCCGGGTGGTGGAGGAGACGGCGACCGCGGTGAACGTCCTGCTGCTGCCGGCCGGTCCCACCGTCGCCGACCTGGCCGACGCCGGCGTGCGCCGGGTGTCGCTCGGCAGCGCCCTCGCCCAGGCCGCCCACGGCGCGGCGGTGGAGGCGGCCCGGGCGGTGCAGGTGCGGGGCGCCCTCGACCCCGGCGGCCCGCGGGTGCCGGCCGCCCTGGCCGCCGAGGCCTGGGCCGCCGGCGGCGACCCCGCCTGA
- a CDS encoding lactate/malate family dehydrogenase, translating into MDVSIVGAAGACGRQLAVQLLERRVLGPDARLQLVGHRGHRSEQELWGLHADLSDAYADTAPALELVDDPEAVDADVVVMLAGATLSTDPTAPADRADLARTNQEVFATYADALAARRRPPLVIVQSNPVELGVHVFADRLGPARCVGAGAWSDTLRFRRELAHDLGVRRPAVRASVLGQHGDHLVPVWSTVGAVGVEPADVAREVARQRDGRDLADLPDEIRTAKAAALARIAEGALATAFAEARALPADLRAAVKPFVTHYTAGHTTEVVTAHAVADLVDVVVGGREVVVPAQVLLDGEVEGLRGVVGVPVVLTAAGWRPGPPVALAGDERAALAEAVVV; encoded by the coding sequence GTGGACGTGAGCATCGTCGGGGCGGCCGGCGCCTGCGGGCGCCAGCTGGCCGTCCAGCTGCTGGAGCGCCGGGTGCTCGGCCCCGACGCCCGCCTCCAGCTGGTGGGGCACCGGGGCCACCGCAGCGAGCAGGAGCTGTGGGGCCTCCACGCCGACCTGAGCGACGCCTACGCCGACACCGCCCCCGCGCTCGAGCTGGTCGACGACCCCGAGGCGGTGGACGCCGACGTGGTCGTGATGCTGGCCGGCGCCACGCTCTCCACCGACCCGACGGCCCCCGCAGACCGGGCCGACCTGGCCCGCACGAACCAGGAGGTGTTCGCCACCTACGCCGACGCCCTGGCGGCGCGCCGCCGCCCCCCGCTGGTGATCGTGCAGTCCAACCCCGTCGAGCTCGGCGTGCACGTCTTCGCCGACCGCCTCGGTCCGGCGCGCTGCGTCGGCGCGGGTGCCTGGTCCGACACCCTGCGCTTCCGCCGGGAGCTGGCCCACGACCTCGGGGTCCGGCGCCCGGCCGTCAGGGCCTCGGTGCTGGGCCAGCACGGCGACCACCTGGTGCCGGTCTGGAGCACGGTGGGGGCCGTGGGGGTGGAGCCCGCGGACGTGGCCCGGGAGGTGGCCCGCCAGCGGGACGGCCGGGACCTGGCCGACCTCCCCGACGAGATCCGCACGGCCAAGGCCGCGGCGCTCGCCCGCATCGCCGAGGGGGCGCTCGCCACCGCCTTCGCGGAGGCGCGGGCCCTGCCCGCCGACCTGCGGGCTGCGGTCAAGCCCTTCGTCACCCACTACACGGCCGGCCACACCACCGAGGTGGTCACGGCCCACGCCGTGGCCGACCTGGTCGACGTGGTGGTCGGGGGCCGGGAGGTGGTCGTGCCGGCCCAGGTGCTGCTGGACGGCGAGGTGGAGGGCCTTCGGGGCGTCGTCGGGGTGCCGGTGGTGCTGACCGCGGCGGGGTGGCGCCCCGGGCCGCCGGTCGCGCTGGCCGGGGACGAGCGCGCCGCCCTGGCCGAGGCCGTCGTCGTCTGA
- the hisF gene encoding imidazole glycerol phosphate synthase subunit HisF, with protein MRTARVIPCLDVTGGRVVKGVNFVGLRDAGDPVELAARYDAEGADELVFLDITASSDDRDTMVDVVARTAEEVFIPLTVGGGIRTVEDARRMLRAGADKVSLNTAAITRPEVIAEVATEFGTQCAVVAIDARRRQADAPAAGWGVFTHGGRTPTELDAVAWAVEAERLGAGEVLLTSMDRDGTRDGFDVELTRAVSDAVGVPVIASGGVGVLDHLAEGVRDGGADAVLAASIFHFAEHTVAEAKAVMVASGITVRPV; from the coding sequence GTGCGCACGGCCCGGGTCATCCCCTGCCTCGACGTGACCGGGGGACGGGTCGTCAAGGGCGTCAACTTCGTGGGCCTGCGCGACGCCGGCGACCCGGTGGAGCTGGCGGCCCGCTACGACGCCGAGGGCGCCGACGAGCTGGTCTTCCTCGACATCACCGCCTCGTCCGACGACCGCGACACCATGGTGGACGTGGTGGCCCGCACCGCCGAGGAGGTGTTCATCCCCCTCACCGTGGGCGGCGGCATCCGCACCGTGGAGGACGCCCGGCGCATGCTGCGAGCCGGGGCCGACAAGGTCTCGCTCAACACCGCGGCCATCACCCGCCCCGAGGTCATCGCCGAGGTGGCGACCGAGTTCGGCACCCAGTGCGCGGTGGTCGCCATCGACGCCCGCCGCCGCCAGGCCGACGCCCCCGCCGCCGGGTGGGGCGTGTTCACCCACGGCGGCCGCACCCCGACCGAGCTCGACGCGGTGGCGTGGGCGGTGGAGGCCGAGCGCCTCGGGGCGGGGGAGGTGCTGCTCACCTCCATGGACCGCGACGGCACGCGCGACGGCTTCGACGTCGAGCTCACCCGCGCCGTCAGCGACGCCGTCGGGGTGCCGGTCATCGCCAGCGGCGGCGTGGGCGTCCTCGACCACCTGGCCGAGGGGGTCCGCGACGGCGGCGCCGACGCGGTGCTGGCCGCCTCGATCTTCCACTTCGCCGAGCACACCGTGGCCGAGGCCAAGGCCGTCATGGTCGCCTCGGGGATCACCGTCCGTCCCGTCTGA
- the hisI gene encoding phosphoribosyl-AMP cyclohydrolase: protein MPPAVTPIPVSEADLSQVRYDDAGLVPAIVQEEGTGEVLMMAWMNETTLRRTLEEGRTVFWSRSRQEEWRKGDTSGDRQYVRRAAYDCDGDTLLFVVEQEGDGACHTGAHSCFFRSFGADG, encoded by the coding sequence ATGCCCCCCGCCGTCACCCCGATCCCGGTCTCCGAGGCCGACCTGAGCCAGGTCCGCTACGACGACGCCGGCCTGGTCCCGGCCATCGTGCAGGAGGAGGGCACCGGCGAGGTGCTGATGATGGCGTGGATGAACGAGACCACCCTGCGCCGCACCCTGGAGGAGGGGCGCACCGTGTTCTGGAGCCGGTCCCGCCAGGAGGAGTGGCGCAAGGGCGACACCTCGGGCGACCGCCAGTACGTGCGCCGGGCCGCCTACGACTGCGACGGCGACACCCTCCTGTTCGTGGTCGAGCAGGAGGGCGACGGCGCCTGCCACACCGGTGCCCACAGCTGCTTCTTCCGGTCCTTCGGCGCCGACGGCTGA
- the hisA gene encoding 1-(5-phosphoribosyl)-5-[(5-phosphoribosylamino)methylideneamino]imidazole-4-carboxamide isomerase has protein sequence MDLFPAIDLRGGHCVRLTQGDFDRETVYGDDPVAQARVFTDAGAPWIHVVDLDGARTGDGANREVIGALAASVGTPIQTGGGIRGDDDVEELLAAGVRRVVLGTAAMADPAWARSVAARHPGQVVLGLDVRGQEVAVRGWAEGSGRRLLEVATEMDDAGFAAYVVTQIEVDGVGTGPDLETYGALLDEVETPVVASGGVGTAEHLRELVGLESGNRVLAGVVVGRALYDGSLDIDTALAAAGTA, from the coding sequence ATGGACCTGTTCCCGGCCATCGACCTGCGCGGCGGGCACTGCGTGCGCCTGACCCAGGGCGACTTCGACCGCGAGACCGTCTACGGCGACGACCCGGTGGCCCAGGCCCGGGTGTTCACCGACGCCGGGGCGCCGTGGATCCACGTCGTCGACCTCGACGGGGCCCGCACCGGCGACGGCGCGAACCGCGAGGTCATCGGTGCCCTCGCCGCCTCGGTGGGCACGCCGATCCAGACCGGTGGCGGCATCAGGGGCGACGACGACGTGGAGGAGCTGCTGGCCGCCGGTGTGCGGCGCGTCGTGCTCGGCACCGCGGCGATGGCCGACCCGGCGTGGGCCCGCTCGGTCGCCGCGCGGCACCCGGGTCAGGTGGTGCTGGGCCTCGACGTGCGGGGCCAGGAGGTGGCGGTGCGGGGTTGGGCCGAGGGGTCCGGGCGCCGGCTGCTCGAGGTGGCCACGGAGATGGACGACGCCGGCTTCGCCGCCTACGTCGTGACCCAGATCGAGGTCGACGGCGTCGGCACCGGGCCGGACCTGGAGACCTACGGCGCCCTGCTCGACGAGGTCGAGACCCCCGTGGTCGCATCCGGGGGGGTGGGCACGGCCGAGCACCTGCGGGAGCTGGTCGGCCTGGAGTCCGGCAACCGGGTCCTGGCCGGGGTGGTCGTGGGGCGCGCCCTGTACGACGGCAGCCTCGACATCGACACCGCCCTGGCCGCCGCCGGCACCGCCTGA